From the genome of Triticum aestivum cultivar Chinese Spring chromosome 3B, IWGSC CS RefSeq v2.1, whole genome shotgun sequence, one region includes:
- the LOC123067107 gene encoding uncharacterized protein translates to MASQAIEVNKEGAEVYHGAALCAEKATELLAETNMPLGLLPLADIEEVGSNRSTGFVWLRQKKALTHTFKQIGRLVSYATEVTAFVEDRRMKRITGVKSKELLIWVTVCDMYIDKNDHSKISFKTPTGLGRSFPVSAYGKEQDDFKPKQAAK, encoded by the coding sequence ATGGCATCGCAGGCGATCGAGGTGAACAAGGAGGGCGCGGAGGTGTACCATGGTGCGGCGTTGTGCGCAGAGAAGGCGACGGAGCTGCTGGCCGAGACCAACATGCCGCTGGGCCTGCTGCCGCTGGCGGACATCGAGGAGGTCGGCTCCAACCGCTCCACGGGCTTCGTGTGGCTGCGCCAGAAGAAGGCGCTCACGCACACCTTCAAGCAGATCGGGAGGCTGGTCTCGTACGCCACCGAGGTGACGGCCTTCGTCGAGGACCGCAGGATGAAGCGGATCACGGGGGTCAAGAGCAAGGAGCTCCTCATCTGGGTCACCGTCTGCGACATGTACATCGACAAGAACGACCACTCGAAGATCAGTTTCAAGACGCCCACCGGACTGGGAAGGTCCTTCCCCGTCTCCGCCTATGGAAAGGAGCAGGACGACTTCAAACCCAAGCAGGCCGCCAAATAA